From a single Poseidonibacter antarcticus genomic region:
- the nuoL gene encoding NADH-quinone oxidoreductase subunit L — MNTNLLVWIILAPLLGAIVNTGFYFYHIKKQKVSDLVFSIIGTATPLISFLITLSLFLRMNNEGITFKQELFTWISIDKLNISMSFLGDNLSIFMSMFITFVGWLIHIYAIGYMKGDNGYGKFFAYFNLFLASMLILVLADNPIILFIGWEGVGLCSYLLIKFYYGKAENVIAANKAFIVNRVGDFGFLLGVVTLFFALGGVDLSFASIEANIGNASNDLLVLSGILLFIGAMGKSAQIPLYVWLPDAMAGPTPISALIHAATMVTAGVYMVARFHFLYVGIENIGLFIAYIGAFSALFAAIIATKQTDIKKILAYSTMSQLGYMFIAVGLGFYSTGLFHVFTHAFFKAMLFMGAGGVIIAVHHEQNIFKIAQHRAALPIIGFTFLIGVIAISGIPPFSGFFSKDAILASAFQEGQYLIWAIALFTAFLTAFYMFRLYFIVFVAPTKHNIKYEYTSKTITFPLVLLAIGAIGAGFLNFPSIFGGEHQVDSWLAQLNSKEIHLSHMTEYILMALSIIVAAAGIKVAHSKYANFDVYKPEEETGLIGNKFYIDELYDRLFVQSSKKLSVFIDKVLDDKIIDGFIMSSSLGFIKIGKKVAMIQNANIRFYAATMLVGMTCIFIYLYIKLGL, encoded by the coding sequence ATGAATACAAACTTGTTAGTTTGGATTATTTTAGCTCCTCTTTTAGGTGCTATTGTTAATACAGGATTTTACTTCTATCATATAAAGAAACAAAAAGTATCTGATTTAGTTTTTTCTATAATTGGAACAGCTACTCCTTTAATTTCTTTTTTAATTACTCTTAGTTTATTTTTAAGAATGAATAATGAAGGTATAACATTTAAACAAGAGTTATTTACTTGGATAAGTATTGATAAATTAAATATTAGTATGTCTTTTTTAGGTGATAACTTATCAATATTTATGAGTATGTTTATTACATTTGTAGGATGGTTAATTCATATCTATGCAATTGGTTATATGAAAGGTGATAATGGTTATGGTAAGTTTTTTGCTTACTTCAACCTATTCTTAGCATCTATGTTAATTTTAGTATTAGCAGATAATCCAATTATTCTTTTCATTGGTTGGGAAGGTGTTGGTCTTTGTTCATATTTATTAATTAAATTCTATTATGGAAAAGCAGAAAATGTAATTGCTGCAAATAAAGCATTTATTGTAAATAGAGTTGGGGATTTTGGTTTTTTACTTGGTGTTGTTACACTATTTTTTGCTTTAGGAGGAGTTGATTTATCATTTGCTTCTATTGAAGCAAATATAGGAAATGCTAGTAATGATTTATTAGTATTATCAGGAATTCTTCTATTTATTGGAGCAATGGGTAAATCAGCTCAAATTCCATTATATGTTTGGCTTCCCGATGCAATGGCAGGTCCTACTCCAATTTCAGCATTAATTCATGCTGCAACTATGGTAACAGCTGGTGTTTATATGGTTGCTAGATTTCATTTTCTTTATGTTGGAATTGAAAACATTGGTTTATTCATTGCTTATATTGGTGCATTTTCCGCTCTTTTTGCTGCAATTATTGCAACAAAACAAACAGATATTAAAAAAATTCTTGCATATTCAACTATGAGTCAATTAGGTTATATGTTTATAGCTGTTGGACTTGGTTTTTACTCAACTGGTTTATTTCACGTATTTACACATGCTTTCTTTAAAGCAATGTTATTTATGGGTGCTGGTGGAGTTATAATAGCTGTTCATCATGAACAAAACATATTTAAAATTGCACAACATAGAGCTGCTTTACCAATTATTGGATTTACTTTCCTTATTGGTGTTATTGCAATTTCGGGAATTCCTCCATTTTCTGGTTTCTTTTCAAAAGATGCAATTTTAGCATCAGCTTTCCAAGAAGGTCAATACCTAATTTGGGCTATTGCATTATTCACTGCATTTTTAACTGCATTTTATATGTTTAGATTATATTTTATTGTTTTTGTAGCTCCTACAAAGCATAATATAAAATATGAATACACATCAAAAACAATTACTTTTCCATTAGTTTTATTAGCAATTGGTGCAATTGGTGCAGGATTTTTAAACTTCCCAAGTATTTTTGGTGGTGAACATCAAGTCGATTCTTGGCTTGCACAATTAAATTCAAAAGAGATTCATTTAAGTCATATGACTGAATATATTTTAATGGCACTATCTATTATTGTTGCTGCTGCTGGTATTAAAGTTGCCCATAGTAAATATGCAAACTTTGATGTATATAAACCAGAAGAAGAAACAGGATTAATTGGTAATAAATTCTACATTGATGAACTTTATGACAGATTATTTGTTCAATCAAGTAAAAAATTATCTGTGTTTATTGATAAAGTACTTGATGATAAAATCATTGATGGCTTTATTATGAGTTCTTCACTTGGATTTATCAAAATTGGTAAAAAAGTTGCAATGATTCAAAATGCAAATATTAGATTTTATGCTGCTACTATGCTTGTTGGGATGACATGCATATTTATTTATTTATATATTAAGTTAGGATTATAA
- a CDS encoding complex I subunit 1/NuoH family protein translates to MSSAIVIAVNIALAAFLAVGLTPVFVWWERRVSGFMQDRTGPNRCGIGPIRLGGLIQSFADMLKLVFKEDFTPTHIKYKFFFTIAPVIVFFCSFLTFATIPFADNLVIDGQSFIMSAIPNQLGIMWFLAFAGLSIYGIILGGYSSNSKYGLLGSIRAAAQVISYEAAMALAIISMLLSYGSIHLTDIVNAQTGTYFGFIPMWGIFIQPLASIIFIVCAFAETNRAPFDIAEGESEIVAGYHTEYSAMRFGLFQVGEYAAMSASAAIIVTLIFGGYQIPWLDTPTVQNNMDYIMMALIVILPIKVFFFTRWMKKNNKSKNSEDKSRDLETKILTIVFWTIALVVVALLATFLSVGLGQNGVNIATAVLQVGTFLVKFFMMAFVFIWIRWTVLRFRYDQLQMLGWKVLLPLALLNIVVTATFIVVQGS, encoded by the coding sequence ATGAGTAGTGCAATTGTAATAGCTGTAAATATAGCATTAGCTGCATTTCTAGCAGTTGGTCTTACTCCTGTTTTTGTATGGTGGGAGAGAAGAGTATCAGGATTTATGCAAGATAGAACAGGTCCAAATAGATGTGGAATTGGTCCAATTAGACTTGGTGGTCTAATTCAAAGTTTTGCAGATATGTTAAAACTAGTATTTAAAGAAGATTTTACTCCAACACATATAAAATATAAATTCTTTTTTACAATTGCTCCTGTAATTGTATTTTTTTGTTCATTTTTAACATTTGCAACTATTCCATTTGCTGATAACTTAGTAATAGATGGACAATCTTTTATTATGTCAGCAATTCCAAATCAACTAGGAATTATGTGGTTCTTAGCATTTGCTGGTTTATCTATTTATGGAATCATTTTAGGTGGTTATTCATCAAATAGTAAATATGGACTTTTAGGTTCAATTAGAGCAGCGGCTCAAGTAATTTCATACGAAGCTGCAATGGCACTTGCAATTATTTCAATGCTTTTATCTTATGGTTCAATTCACCTAACAGATATTGTTAATGCACAAACAGGAACATATTTTGGATTTATTCCAATGTGGGGAATATTTATTCAACCTCTTGCTTCAATTATTTTTATAGTTTGTGCATTTGCTGAAACAAATAGAGCTCCTTTTGATATAGCAGAGGGTGAATCTGAAATTGTTGCAGGTTATCATACAGAGTATTCAGCTATGAGATTTGGTCTTTTCCAAGTTGGTGAATATGCTGCAATGAGTGCATCAGCTGCAATTATTGTTACACTTATATTTGGTGGTTATCAAATTCCTTGGTTAGATACTCCAACTGTTCAAAATAATATGGATTATATTATGATGGCTCTAATTGTTATCTTACCTATAAAAGTATTTTTCTTTACAAGATGGATGAAAAAGAATAATAAATCAAAAAATAGTGAAGATAAATCAAGAGATTTAGAAACAAAAATCTTAACAATAGTATTTTGGACTATTGCACTTGTAGTTGTTGCATTACTTGCAACTTTTTTAAGTGTTGGTTTAGGACAAAATGGCGTAAATATTGCAACAGCAGTTCTTCAAGTTGGAACATTCTTAGTTAAATTTTTTATGATGGCATTTGTATTTATTTGGATTAGATGGACTGTATTAAGATTTAGATATGACCAATTACAAATGTTAGGTTGGAAAGTGTTATTGCCATTAGCTCTTTTAAACATTGTAGTAACTGCTACGTTTATTGTAGTACAAGGGAGTTAA
- a CDS encoding NuoI/complex I 23 kDa subunit family protein, translating into MGIKVVPRYGKSFKDKIYLPAIIGGMKTTFNHFTKNLKDVNKLKTMQYPEVQPTDLNERYRGVHRLTKWEDETEKCVACFMCATACPADCIFIEAEERFDEHDEKRPKEFKIDLLECVFCGYCVEACPCDAIRMDTGIFSFTGSTREEFVLDKKALMANDRSKDLSDD; encoded by the coding sequence ATGGGAATTAAAGTAGTACCAAGATATGGTAAGTCATTTAAAGACAAAATATACCTTCCTGCAATCATAGGTGGTATGAAAACAACTTTTAATCATTTTACTAAAAACTTAAAAGATGTTAACAAGCTAAAAACTATGCAATATCCAGAAGTTCAACCAACAGATTTGAATGAAAGATACAGAGGTGTTCATAGACTTACAAAATGGGAAGATGAAACAGAAAAATGTGTTGCTTGTTTTATGTGTGCAACTGCATGTCCTGCTGATTGTATTTTTATTGAAGCAGAAGAGAGATTTGATGAACATGATGAAAAACGTCCAAAAGAGTTTAAAATAGATTTACTTGAATGTGTATTCTGTGGTTATTGTGTAGAAGCTTGTCCTTGTGATGCAATTAGAATGGATACTGGAATTTTTTCATTTACAGGAAGTACACGTGAAGAATTTGTTTTAGATAAAAAAGCATTAATGGCAAATGACAGATCAAAGGATTTAAGTGATGATTGA
- a CDS encoding 2Fe-2S iron-sulfur cluster-binding protein, whose product MSEMVELTVNGAQMKASKGSLLIDKLLDENIHIPHFCYHQALGKDGNCRMCMVEIEGQKRPQIACDTPIKDGMIVRTKGENIEKVRRDILELELINHPIDCPTCDQAGECKLQDYYMESGFYESRINTDTKVHARKRVDLGSNVMLDQERCVLCTRCVRFCSQITKTNELGVINRADHSVIGTFPGQKLDNPYAMNVIDICPVGALTNKDFRFKQRVWFLETFDAICNGCSKGCNIYVDHRKEKYKDDQIFRFRPRVNKNINGFFMCDEGRLSYKNEAINRFTIGLLDNAETNISNTITNMFKELTTQKNILFVLSPNLSLEEMQNVNNLANKLNASVSGYSPNTFDENFKDDYLKTNDRSANRAAFKELEINEEETYFTKKLSDSTLVIIIDNNYFDDNLELLKNKKVISLFSHHCLTIGNSNIAIPISSFYEKSGTYINNAGIKQKVISKINKNEPMESITTVIEHLKSMIEKGTL is encoded by the coding sequence ATGAGCGAAATGGTAGAATTAACAGTCAATGGCGCACAAATGAAAGCTTCTAAAGGAAGCTTGTTAATTGATAAATTATTGGATGAAAATATCCATATTCCTCATTTTTGTTACCACCAAGCACTTGGTAAAGATGGTAACTGTAGAATGTGTATGGTTGAGATTGAAGGTCAAAAAAGACCTCAAATTGCTTGTGACACACCAATCAAGGATGGAATGATTGTAAGAACTAAGGGTGAAAATATCGAAAAAGTTAGACGAGATATTTTGGAACTTGAACTTATAAATCATCCAATTGATTGTCCTACGTGTGATCAAGCAGGAGAGTGTAAACTCCAAGATTACTATATGGAATCTGGTTTTTACGAATCAAGAATAAATACAGATACAAAAGTTCATGCAAGAAAAAGAGTTGATTTAGGCTCAAATGTAATGCTAGACCAAGAAAGATGTGTACTTTGTACTAGATGTGTAAGATTTTGTTCTCAAATTACAAAAACAAATGAATTAGGTGTAATTAATAGAGCCGATCATTCTGTTATTGGAACTTTTCCAGGACAAAAATTAGATAATCCTTACGCAATGAATGTTATTGATATTTGCCCAGTTGGAGCCTTAACAAATAAAGACTTTAGATTTAAACAAAGAGTTTGGTTTTTAGAAACTTTTGATGCAATTTGTAATGGTTGTTCAAAAGGATGTAATATTTATGTTGATCATAGAAAAGAAAAATATAAAGATGACCAAATATTTAGATTTAGACCTCGTGTAAATAAAAATATAAATGGATTTTTTATGTGTGATGAGGGAAGATTATCATATAAAAATGAAGCTATAAATAGATTTACTATAGGCTTATTAGACAATGCAGAAACAAATATAAGTAACACAATTACAAATATGTTTAAAGAGTTAACAACTCAAAAAAATATTTTATTTGTATTAAGTCCAAATCTTTCTTTAGAAGAAATGCAAAATGTAAATAATCTAGCAAATAAATTAAACGCAAGTGTATCAGGATATTCTCCAAATACTTTTGATGAAAATTTTAAAGATGATTATTTAAAAACAAATGATAGAAGTGCTAATAGAGCTGCGTTTAAAGAATTAGAAATAAATGAAGAAGAAACATATTTTACTAAAAAACTTAGTGATTCAACACTAGTAATTATAATTGATAATAACTATTTTGATGATAATTTAGAGTTACTTAAAAATAAAAAAGTAATTTCTCTTTTCTCTCACCATTGTTTAACTATTGGAAATTCAAATATTGCAATTCCAATATCCTCTTTTTATGAAAAATCAGGAACGTATATTAATAATGCAGGCATTAAACAAAAAGTAATATCAAAAATTAATAAAAATGAACCAATGGAATCAATTACTACTGTTATTGAACATTTAAAATCAATGATTGAAAAAGGAACTCTATGA
- the nuoK gene encoding NADH-quinone oxidoreductase subunit NuoK: MISLTSYAFVAMMLFSIGAIGVIARRNIFVIYMSIEMMLNGINLFLVTFARYHFNMDPQIITIMVIAIAAAEAAIFLSVIILLYRSRKSLDTDIFNTLIQGEKS, from the coding sequence ATGATTTCATTAACATCTTATGCATTTGTTGCAATGATGCTTTTTTCTATTGGTGCAATAGGCGTAATTGCAAGAAGAAATATTTTTGTAATTTATATGTCAATTGAAATGATGCTAAATGGTATTAACTTATTCTTAGTTACATTTGCTAGATATCATTTTAATATGGATCCTCAAATAATTACAATAATGGTAATAGCAATTGCTGCTGCTGAAGCTGCAATTTTCTTATCTGTAATTATTCTTTTATATAGATCAAGAAAATCACTTGATACAGATATTTTTAACACTTTAATACAAGGAGAAAAATCATGA
- a CDS encoding NADH-quinone oxidoreductase subunit J family protein codes for MIDVIFIALAFLAISGAIAMIVYANPMYSALGVLISMLSVAGMFALLNATFLFLVQIIVYAGAIMTLILFILMFLNIKEEDLPKEPRKFQFIAIGAIIMIPLNILILKAVSKLPEKDFSISSSNFGDIKPIGMQLYTNWLLAFELISILLLVALIGAVVLAKKRKSKINNAGEES; via the coding sequence ATGATTGATGTAATATTTATAGCATTGGCTTTCCTAGCAATTTCTGGTGCAATTGCTATGATAGTATATGCAAATCCAATGTACAGTGCTCTTGGAGTTTTAATCTCAATGCTAAGTGTTGCAGGAATGTTTGCACTTCTAAATGCAACTTTTCTTTTCTTAGTTCAAATTATTGTTTATGCAGGTGCAATTATGACATTAATTCTTTTTATTTTAATGTTCTTGAATATAAAAGAAGAAGATTTACCAAAAGAGCCTAGAAAATTCCAATTTATAGCTATTGGTGCAATTATAATGATTCCACTTAATATTTTAATTTTAAAAGCAGTTTCAAAATTACCTGAAAAAGATTTCTCAATATCTAGTTCTAATTTTGGTGATATTAAACCAATTGGAATGCAATTATATACAAATTGGTTATTAGCATTTGAGTTAATCTCAATTTTACTTTTAGTTGCATTAATTGGTGCGGTTGTTCTTGCAAAAAAAAGAAAATCAAAAATTAATAATGCAGGAGAAGAATCATGA